In one window of Natator depressus isolate rNatDep1 chromosome 12, rNatDep2.hap1, whole genome shotgun sequence DNA:
- the CTCF gene encoding transcriptional repressor CTCF has product MESETIEAIGEESETFIKGKERKTYQRRREGGQEEDACHMPPNQADGGEVVQDVNSGVQMVMMEQLDPTLLQMKTEVMEGTVAQEAEATVDDTQIITLQVVNMEEQPINLGELQLVQVPVPVTVPVATTSVEELQGAYENEVSKGGLQEGEPMICHTLPLPEGFQVVKVGANGEVETLEQGELQPQEDPNWQKDPDYQPPAKKTKKTKKSKLRYTEEGKDVDVSVYDFEEEQQEGLLSEVNAEKVVGNMKPPKPTKIKKKGVKKTFQCELCSYTCPRRSNLDRHMKSHTDERPHKCHLCGRAFRTVTLLRNHLNTHTGTRPHKCPDCDMAFVTSGELVRHRRYKHTHEKPFKCSMCDYASVEVSKLKRHIRSHTGERPFQCSLCSYASRDTYKLKRHMRTHSGEKPYECYICHARFTQSGTMKMHILQKHTENVAKFHCPHCDTVIARKSDLGVHLRKQHSYIEQGKKCRYCDAVFHERYALIQHQKSHKNEKRFKCDQCDYACRQERHMIMHKRTHTGEKPYACSHCDKTFRQKQLLDMHFKRYHDPNFVPAAFVCSKCGKTFTRRNTMARHADNCSGPDGVEGENGGEPKKGKRGRKRKMRSKKEDSSDSEENAEPDLDDNEDEDETAVEIEAEPEVEPVAPTPPPAKKRRGRPPGKASQPKQPQPAAIIQVEDQNTGAIENIIVEVKKEPDAETVGEEEEAQPAVVEAPNGDLTPEMILSMMDR; this is encoded by the exons ATGGAAAGCGAGACAATCGAAGCTATTGGGGAGGAGTCCGAAACGTTCAttaaggggaaagaaagaaagacctatCAAAGACGTCGTGAAGGTGGGCAGGAGGAGGATGCTTGCCATATGCCACCGAACCAAGCAGATGGGGGCGAAGTAGTGCAGGATGTCAACAGTGGCGTGCAAATGGTGATGATGGAACAGCTGGATCCAACGCTTCTTCAAATGAAGACTGAAGTAATGGAAGGCACAGTGGCTCAGGAAGCAGAGGCTACAGTAGATGACACACAGATAATAACACTTCAGGTTGTTAATATGGAAGAACAGCCTATAAACCTTGGTGAGCTTCAGCTTGTCCAAGTACCTGTTCCAGTGACTGTACCAGTTGCCACTACTTCTGTGGAAGAGCTTCAGGGAGCCTATGAAAATGAGGTTTCCAAAGGAGGCCTGCAGGAGGGAGAGCCTATGATCTGTCACACGCTCCCTTTACCGGAAGGGTTCCAGGTAGTGAAAGTAGGTGCAAATGGTGAGGTGGAGACACTAGAACAAGGTGAACTTCAGCCACAGGAAGATCCCAATTGGCAGAAAGATCCAGACTATCAGCCACcagccaaaaaaacaaagaaaaccaaaaagaGCAAGCTCCGCTATACTGAGGAAGGCAAAGATGTGGATGTGTCTGTGTATGACTTTgaagaggagcagcaggagggttTGCTGTCTGAGGTTAATGCAGAAAAGGTGGTGGGCAACATGAAGCCCCCTAAACCaacaaaaatcaaaaagaaaG GTGTAAAGAAGACATTCCAGTGCGAGCTGTGCAGTTATACTTGTCCACGTCGTTCTAACTTGGACCGCCACATGAAAAGCCACACTGATGAAAGACCACACAAGTGCCATCTCTGTGGTAGAGCTTTCCGGACAGTCACGCTGCTGAGGAACCACCTCAATACTCACACAG GTACTCGCCCTCACAAGTGCCCAGACTGCGACATGGCCTTTGTGACCAGTGGAGAGTTGGTTCGGCATCGCCGTTACAAACATACTCATGAGAAACCATTCAAATGTTCGATGTGCGACTATGCTAGTGTAGAG GTCAGCAAGTTGAAACGCCACATTCGCTCTCATACTGGAGAGCGCCCATTCCAGTGCAGCTTGTGCAGTTATGCCAGCAGGGATACTTACAAACTGAAGCGGCACATGAGAACCCACTCTG GAGAGAAGCCTTATGAATGTTACATCTGTCATGCTCGCTTCACCCAGAGTGGCACCATGAAAAtgcacattttacagaagcacaCAGAGAATGTGGCCAAATTTCACTGCCCCCACTGCGACACTGTCATAGCAAGGAAGAGTGACTTAG GTGTTCATTTGCGAAAGCAGCATTCCTACATTGAGCAGGGCAAGAAGTGCCGTTACTGTGATGCTGTGTTCCACGAGCGATACGCTCTCATCCAGCAtcagaaatctcacaagaatgAGAAGCGCTTCAAGTGTGACCAGTGTGATTATGCATGCAGACAG GAGCGGCACATGATCATGCACAAACGTACCCATACTGGAGAAAAGCCTTATGCCTGTAGCCATTGTGATAAAACCTTCCGTCAGAAACAGCTCCTCGATATGCACTTCAAACGTTACCATGACCCCAACTTTGTCCCTGCTGCCTTTGTCTGTTCAAAGTGTGGGAAAACATTCACTCGCAGG AACACCATGGCTAGACATGCAGATAACTGTTCTGGCCCAGATGGTGTAGAAGGAGAGAATGGAGGGGAGCCTAAGAAGGGAAAACGTGGGAGAAAGAGAAAGATGCGTTCTAAAAAAGAAGATTCCTCTGATAGTG aggaaaatgcTGAACCAGATCTGGATGACAATGAAGATGAGGATGAGACAGCAGTAGAAATTGAGGCTGAACCGGAAGTGGAGCCTGTGGCTCCCACACCACCTCCTGCTAAGAAACGAAGAGGAAGGCCGCCAGGCAAAGCCAGCCAACCAAAACAGCCCCAGC CTGCAGCAATCATTCAGGTTGAAGATCAGAACACTGGTGCAATTGAAAACATTATAGTTGAAGTAAAGAAAGAACCTGATGCAGAAACAGTAGGGGAAGAAGAGGAAGCTCAGCCTGCTGTAGTGGAAGCTCCCAATGGAGATCTCACACCTGAGATGATTCTGAGCATGATGGACCGGTGA